A part of Emys orbicularis isolate rEmyOrb1 chromosome 13, rEmyOrb1.hap1, whole genome shotgun sequence genomic DNA contains:
- the LOC135888148 gene encoding acetylcholinesterase-like: protein MLGLLSALPCLLLLSLPGISSGSDDDGTVVLTTSGPIRGKRLQAGSGTVTAFLGIPYAEPPVGALRFQKPLPHQPWSHVLETTGFGNVCHQPPLTGYPEAETWTPKRPQSEDCLFLNIWVPHPRPPAPAPIIVWIHGGGFYSGAASVDVYDGRFLATTGNVIVASMNYRLGALGFLSLPPATMGNAGLWDQRLALHWLRDNAATFGGDPARFLLFGQDAGAASVGFHLLSPGSRPLFTRAAMQSGAPNAPWAWISLREAQERGRRLGQLLGCTDSDDTALVGCLQGKEAGEFPKHEFSVLHHRELLGLPFVPTPDGDFLPDTPPRLLQAEHGQPMPIVAGFTANEGSHMLIFGAPSLNLKNASNVGWEELLQVVRLTVPGAPEEAVRAVAQRYSKEGEGQGEARYQWAMDQIAGDYLFVCPVAEVAGREAEANSSVYAYYFTHRRSSLSTTEWTGVPHGSELRYLFGTLASVGKANHTHTEAEAAMSQRMMQSCGKFVSSGNLTGIGGSGKQWHPYDSTKQNFFRIGLEPPQVKETSPAHRCSFLASLLTRKPSPTGEHQRAERTAALEGKGLVSPHPSEPANPHYRWGWIGAGAP, encoded by the exons ATGCTGGGACTCCTCTCCGCGCTCCCCTGcctgcttctcctctccctgccgggCATCAGCTCTGGCTCCGATGACGACGGCACCGTGGTGCTCACCACCAGTGGCCCCATCCGGGGCAAGCGCCTCCAGGCCGGCTCCGGCACAGTGACGGCCTTCCTGGGCATCCCCTACGCCGAGCCCCCCGTGGGGGCCTTGCGCTTCCAGAAACCGCTTCCCCACCAGCCCTGGAGCCACGTCCTGGAGACCACCGGCTTCGGCAATGTCTGCCACCAGCCTCCGCTTACTGGTTACCCTGAGGCCGAAACATGGACACCCAAAAGGCCACAGTCTGAGGACTGCCTCTTCCTCAACATCTGGGTGCCCCATCCCCGGCCCCCCGCACCGGCCCCCATAATCGTCTGGATCCACGGCGGGGGGTTCTACTCAGGTGCAGCCTCCGTCGATGTCTACGACGGGCGCTTCCTAGCCACCACCGGGAACGTGATAGTGGCCTCCATGAACTACCGGCTGGGGGCGCTGGGCTTCCTGTCCCTACCTCCAGCCACCATGGGGAACGCCGGCCTGTGGGACCAGCGCCTGGCGCTGCACTGGCTGCGGGACAACGCAGCCACCTTCGGAGGGGATCCGGCCCGTTTCCTCCTTTTCGGCCAGGACGCTGGGGCTGCGTCAGTCGGCTtccacctcctctccccagggagccGGCCCCTCTTCACTCGCGCCGCGATGCAGAGCGGAGCCCCGAACGCACCATGGGCCTGGATTTCACTCAGAGAGGCCCAGGAGAGAGGCCGGAGGCTGGGCCAGCTGCTGGGCTGCACCGATAGCGATGACACCGCCCTGGTGGGCTGCCTGCAGGGGAAGGAAGCAGGGGAGTTCCCCAAACATGAGTTCTCCGTCTTGCACCACAGGGAACTGCTGGGGCTGCCCTTTGTGCCGACACCAGATGGGGATTTCCTCCCTGATACACCACCAAGACTCTTGCAGGCTGAGCACGGACAGCCTATGCCTATCGTGGCTGGTTTCACCGCCAATGAAGGCTCCCACATGCTAATCTTTGGTGCCCCCAGCCTCAACCTGAAGAATGCCAGCAATGTCGGCtgggaggagctgctgcaggtggtgaGGCTCACAGTGCCAGGAGCCCCAGAAGAGGCCGTCCGGGCCGTGGCACAGCGGTACAgcaaggaaggggaggggcagggcgagGCACGATACCAATGGGCCATGGATCAAATCGCTGGTGACTACCTCTTTGTGTGCCCGGTAGCTGAGGTGGCTGGGCGGGAGGCGGAGGCCAATAGTTCCGTGTACGCCTACTACTTCACCCACCGCAGGAGCAGCTTGTCTACAACTGAATGGACGGGGGTGCCGCACGGCTCTGAGCTGCGCTACCTGTTCGGGACCCTGGCGTCCGTGGGAAAAGCCAACCACACGCACACGGAGGCCGAGGCAGCGATGAGCCAAAGGATGATGCAGTCCTGCGGCAAGTTCGTCAGCAGCGG GAACCTCACGGGGAtagggggcagcgggaagcagtgGCACCCCTACGACTCCACAAAGCAGAACTTCTTCCGCATCGGACTGGAGCCGCCCCAAGTCAAGGAGACGTCCCCTGCCCACCGCTGCAGCTTCTTGGCATCACTGCTCACAAGGAAGCCGAGCCCTACTGGTGAGCATCAGAGGGCTGAAAGGACAGCagccctagaggggaaaggcctcgtgtctccccacccctctgagccAGCCAATCCCCACTATcgctggggctggattggagctggtGCCCCGTAG